One Roseimaritima multifibrata DNA window includes the following coding sequences:
- a CDS encoding DUF6268 family outer membrane beta-barrel protein, whose protein sequence is MRRLFACLMVLLTVCCFAQQPLMDLRSDDGMVFDESVNYDLGDTEAELAKFKKQALQSISLTTGFLADTGDGGLSSSYLDASIGSGIPLGSLDNILGITPRFRIDWIDADPSIDIPSQLYQFELQFFYRRVIHERLSAIVVFSPSIRSDLTTSDNAFRIFALGLLNWECVPDRLTLSGGAVVLGRADLPVLPAIGLTWTPSRVVQLDLRFPSSMLAYRFAKDGRRSEKWAYGSIGLGGNTWAVTRQSFQPDELSTRDIRLTLGIEKRLDGGGGWFAETGYAFDRRLEYESDGSELNLGDALFCTAGWRY, encoded by the coding sequence ATGCGTCGGCTTTTTGCCTGTTTAATGGTTCTGCTAACCGTTTGTTGCTTTGCGCAGCAACCGTTGATGGACCTACGCAGCGATGACGGAATGGTCTTTGATGAAAGCGTGAACTATGACCTTGGCGATACCGAAGCGGAACTAGCCAAATTTAAGAAACAGGCACTGCAAAGCATTTCGCTAACGACCGGTTTTCTTGCCGACACGGGCGATGGCGGGCTGAGCAGTTCTTATTTGGATGCGTCGATTGGAAGTGGGATCCCCTTGGGGAGTCTGGACAATATTCTAGGCATAACGCCTCGTTTCCGAATCGATTGGATCGACGCCGATCCGTCGATCGATATTCCCAGCCAGCTATATCAGTTCGAGCTTCAGTTCTTTTATCGACGAGTCATTCACGAACGGCTTTCGGCGATCGTCGTCTTCAGCCCCTCCATTCGCAGTGATTTGACGACCAGCGACAACGCTTTCCGAATCTTCGCCCTGGGGCTATTGAATTGGGAGTGTGTGCCCGACCGTCTGACCCTTTCCGGCGGGGCCGTTGTGTTGGGGCGTGCCGATCTTCCTGTGTTGCCAGCAATCGGGCTTACTTGGACTCCCAGTCGTGTTGTCCAGTTGGATTTGCGTTTCCCCAGTTCAATGCTCGCCTACCGTTTCGCCAAAGATGGCCGCCGCAGCGAAAAGTGGGCTTATGGATCGATTGGCCTGGGGGGAAACACCTGGGCCGTTACGCGGCAGTCTTTTCAACCGGACGAGCTGTCGACGCGTGACATTCGCCTGACGCTAGGAATCGAAAAACGGTTGGATGGCGGCGGCGGTTGGTTTGCCGAGACTGGTTATGCTTTCGATCGACGTTTAGAGTACGAAAGCGACGGATCGGAACTGAATCTTGGCGATGCACTGTTCTGTACCGCTGGCTGGCGGTACTAA